The proteins below are encoded in one region of Flavobacterium sp. IMCC34852:
- a CDS encoding outer membrane beta-barrel protein: MPKSLCLLLVLFISSVTFAQSTITLKGKVIDETTKLPIESATVYLTAVNDSTIVDYTITNKTGNFNFKIKKSDKPVLLKVSYISYQDFKEDKIDLNSDKDFGTIGLKEAVNALNEVVIKSEIPPIRIKKDTLEFNASSFKVGADANVEALLKQLPGVEITPEGKITVNGKEVNNILVNGKPFFGKDGKVATQNLPAEIIDKVQVTDTKTKAEELSGEGSSSNEQTINLTIQEDKNKGLFGKVTAGSGSDKRYESSLLLNTFKGERKISVLASSNNINSIGFSMDEIFDNMGGGRNMSVYYNEDGGFGINNMSFGGRNGGITQSNMIGINYQDKWFKKMDQSSSYYFANTDTENLNRTNRINLLPDGTRFTNSTAFTKSGSNNHTASMDFEYQIDSTATIYFNPRFQKGKTTSRYSRAQITTDEDLNELNSSNTDDYSENDNSTFNGDANYSKKFKKNRGLSINLETEFKRRDNFLDTDSQTLFADTTPDDIRKQNQFETEKNDFVKLEVRYGEPLFDSIRLSLTSEVTHRVIKRKASTFDFNSVDNAYNDFNDEQSNQTLSKITTYFPSTGLLLGKNKTNGRINFGPEFIRFDAQSDYLGIRTNRNKNYVMPRVKGYISHRITKSKSIYSFYDYGVNLPEANQVLAFENLSNPLNTVIGNDNLKPTQKHQLYFSFNDYDYASRSGYYIYSGFNLSTDAIVSSTVFDDNFKSTTTYENVNLGYSSYLGINWSKSNKKEKRTFRYGMSIDFNYGFDQGLTNAVQFESRALSINPRVNATWSIDELVTIAPSYRYTFRTTDYENYVISNAQNFIHNGKLEITSYFPKKFVLGSDFGYTYNSNIADGFKKDFYLWNVSLGYNFFKDQFLAKVKVYDLLNQNLNNTRTITPTAIVDAENTVLKRYVMFSLTYKLEKFAGKKKGDGGIIIMD; this comes from the coding sequence ATGCCAAAATCTCTCTGTTTACTCTTAGTTCTTTTTATTTCTTCTGTCACTTTTGCACAATCTACCATCACTTTAAAAGGTAAAGTGATTGATGAAACTACCAAATTGCCTATCGAATCGGCGACGGTCTATCTCACGGCAGTCAATGATTCTACGATTGTAGATTATACCATTACCAATAAAACGGGTAATTTCAATTTCAAAATAAAAAAATCGGATAAACCGGTATTGCTCAAGGTTTCTTATATCAGTTATCAGGATTTCAAAGAGGACAAAATCGATTTAAATTCCGATAAAGATTTTGGAACAATTGGTTTGAAAGAAGCTGTTAACGCGCTAAACGAAGTCGTTATAAAATCTGAAATTCCTCCAATTAGAATTAAAAAAGACACTTTAGAGTTTAATGCTTCTTCTTTCAAAGTGGGTGCCGATGCCAATGTAGAAGCGTTACTCAAACAATTACCCGGCGTAGAAATCACACCCGAAGGTAAAATCACCGTCAATGGTAAAGAAGTCAATAATATCTTGGTCAATGGGAAACCGTTCTTCGGCAAAGACGGCAAAGTAGCCACTCAAAATCTACCGGCTGAAATTATTGATAAAGTTCAGGTTACCGATACCAAAACCAAAGCAGAAGAGTTATCGGGTGAAGGCTCAAGTTCTAACGAGCAAACTATCAATCTCACCATACAAGAAGATAAAAACAAAGGTTTGTTCGGAAAAGTAACTGCCGGTTCGGGTTCAGACAAACGGTATGAATCGAGTTTACTCTTAAATACTTTTAAGGGCGAACGAAAAATCAGTGTTTTGGCCTCGTCTAACAACATCAATTCCATCGGGTTTTCTATGGATGAAATCTTTGATAATATGGGCGGCGGCAGAAATATGTCGGTCTATTATAATGAAGACGGCGGATTCGGAATCAACAATATGTCTTTTGGCGGAAGAAATGGTGGGATTACTCAATCGAATATGATAGGGATAAATTACCAAGACAAATGGTTCAAGAAAATGGATCAAAGTTCGAGCTATTATTTTGCCAATACCGATACGGAAAACCTAAACAGAACCAACCGCATTAATTTATTACCCGACGGCACTCGTTTTACCAATTCTACTGCCTTCACAAAATCGGGGAGCAACAACCATACGGCCAGTATGGATTTTGAATACCAAATTGATTCTACCGCGACGATTTATTTTAATCCTAGATTTCAAAAAGGGAAAACCACTAGTCGTTATTCAAGAGCACAAATCACGACAGATGAAGACTTGAACGAATTAAACAGTAGCAATACCGATGATTACAGCGAGAATGACAACAGTACGTTTAACGGCGATGCTAATTACAGTAAAAAGTTCAAGAAAAACAGAGGATTGAGCATCAATCTGGAAACCGAATTTAAGCGAAGAGACAATTTTCTCGACACCGATTCGCAAACGCTTTTCGCCGATACTACGCCTGATGATATAAGGAAACAAAACCAATTTGAAACCGAAAAAAATGACTTTGTCAAATTGGAAGTCCGTTACGGTGAACCTTTATTCGATTCTATCAGACTAAGTCTTACTTCCGAAGTCACGCATAGGGTTATCAAAAGAAAAGCTTCAACATTTGATTTTAATAGTGTTGATAATGCTTATAATGATTTTAATGACGAACAGTCCAATCAAACGCTTTCAAAAATAACCACTTATTTTCCTTCCACAGGATTGCTTTTAGGCAAAAATAAAACCAATGGAAGAATTAATTTCGGTCCCGAATTTATTCGTTTTGATGCCCAATCAGATTATTTAGGCATAAGAACCAACCGCAACAAAAATTATGTGATGCCCAGAGTTAAAGGCTACATCAGTCACCGAATTACAAAATCAAAATCTATTTATTCTTTTTATGATTACGGGGTGAATTTGCCCGAAGCCAATCAGGTGTTAGCCTTTGAGAATTTGTCAAATCCGTTGAATACTGTTATTGGAAATGACAATTTAAAACCAACCCAAAAGCACCAATTGTATTTTAGTTTTAACGATTACGATTATGCTTCTCGTTCGGGGTATTACATTTATTCCGGCTTTAATTTGAGCACAGATGCTATCGTTTCTTCCACAGTTTTTGACGATAATTTTAAATCGACTACCACTTATGAAAACGTTAATTTGGGGTACAGTTCTTATTTGGGAATCAACTGGAGCAAATCGAATAAAAAAGAGAAAAGGACGTTTCGTTATGGCATGAGCATCGATTTTAATTATGGCTTTGATCAGGGTTTAACCAATGCCGTACAGTTTGAATCAAGAGCATTGTCAATTAATCCTCGAGTTAATGCTACTTGGAGTATAGATGAATTGGTGACCATTGCGCCGTCTTATCGCTATACTTTCAGAACTACGGATTATGAAAATTATGTCATAAGTAATGCCCAAAATTTCATCCATAACGGAAAACTGGAAATCACTTCTTACTTTCCTAAGAAGTTTGTTCTGGGTAGTGATTTTGGTTATACCTACAATTCCAATATTGCAGACGGATTTAAAAAAGATTTCTACTTGTGGAATGTGAGTTTGGGATACAATTTCTTCAAAGACCAGTTTTTGGCCAAAGTCAAAGTCTACGATTTATTGAATCAAAACCTAAACAATACCAGAACCATCACACCAACCGCCATTGTTGATGCCGAAAACACAGTGTTAAAACGCTATGTAATGTTTTCACTAACCTACAAACTTGAAAAATTTGCCGGAAAGAAAAAAGGAGACGGCGGGATTATTATTATGGATTAA
- the der gene encoding ribosome biogenesis GTPase Der: protein MNNIVAIVGRPNVGKSTFFNRLIKRREAIVDSVSGVTRDRNYGKSEWNGKEFSVIDTGGYIKGSDDIFEGEIRRQVELAIDEADAIIFVVDVEEGITPMDAEVAKLLRKVTKPILLAVNKVDNAMREKDAIEFYNLGLGEYFTIASISGSGTGELLDKLVEVLPELPEVTEEEEQLPRFCVVGRPNAGKSSFINALIGEDRFVVTDIAGTTRDSIDTRYNRFGFEFNLVDTAGIRRKAKVKEDLEFYSVMRSVRAIEHSDVCILLIDATRGFEGQDQSIFWLAEKNRKGVIILVNKWDLVEKDTMSTRDYEAKIREELQPFTDVPIIFTSALTKQRLLKALEETVKVYENRKQRIPTSKFNDYMLKLIEAYPPPALKGKYVKIKYCMQLPTPTPQFVFFANLPQYVKEPYKRFLENKIRENWDFSGVPIDIYIREK, encoded by the coding sequence ATGAACAATATTGTAGCCATAGTTGGAAGACCAAATGTAGGGAAATCGACTTTTTTTAACCGTTTAATCAAAAGAAGAGAAGCCATCGTTGACTCGGTTAGCGGCGTAACTCGAGATAGAAATTACGGCAAAAGCGAATGGAATGGAAAAGAGTTTTCTGTAATTGACACCGGTGGTTATATCAAAGGTTCCGATGATATTTTTGAAGGAGAAATTCGCCGTCAAGTAGAATTGGCGATTGATGAAGCCGATGCGATTATTTTCGTTGTCGATGTAGAAGAAGGGATTACGCCAATGGATGCCGAGGTTGCCAAGCTTTTAAGAAAAGTTACGAAACCAATTCTTTTAGCAGTAAACAAAGTAGACAATGCGATGCGTGAAAAAGACGCTATCGAATTTTATAATTTAGGATTAGGCGAATATTTTACCATTGCCAGTATCAGTGGAAGCGGAACCGGAGAATTATTAGACAAATTAGTTGAAGTTTTACCCGAATTACCGGAAGTAACTGAAGAAGAGGAACAACTGCCAAGATTTTGTGTAGTAGGTCGTCCCAATGCCGGAAAATCTTCTTTCATCAATGCCTTAATCGGGGAAGACAGATTCGTAGTAACCGATATAGCCGGAACAACAAGAGATTCAATTGATACACGATATAACCGTTTTGGTTTCGAATTCAACTTGGTCGATACCGCCGGAATCCGCAGAAAAGCCAAAGTAAAAGAAGATTTAGAATTTTACTCCGTAATGCGTTCGGTGCGTGCTATTGAACATTCGGATGTATGTATCCTTTTAATCGATGCTACTCGAGGTTTTGAAGGACAAGATCAAAGTATTTTTTGGCTGGCCGAAAAGAATAGAAAAGGTGTGATTATTTTAGTAAACAAATGGGATTTGGTAGAAAAAGACACCATGTCAACGCGTGATTACGAAGCCAAAATCCGTGAAGAATTACAACCGTTTACCGATGTGCCGATTATTTTTACTTCTGCCTTAACCAAGCAACGTTTGCTGAAAGCGTTGGAAGAAACGGTTAAAGTTTACGAAAACAGAAAGCAAAGAATCCCAACTTCAAAGTTCAATGACTACATGTTAAAGTTGATTGAAGCTTATCCACCACCGGCTTTAAAAGGGAAATATGTGAAGATTAAATATTGTATGCAATTGCCAACTCCAACACCACAATTTGTATTCTTTGCCAATTTGCCACAATACGTAAAAGAACCCTACAAGCGATTCTTGGAAAATAAAATTCGCGAGAATTGGGATTTCTCGGGCGTGCCGATTGACATCTACATCAGGGAAAAGTAA
- the era gene encoding GTPase Era produces MSHKAGFVNIIGNPNVGKSTLMNAFVGERLSIITSKAQTTRHRILGIVNGEDFQVVLSDTPGIIKPAYEMQKSMMDFVKSAFEDADVLIYMVEIGEKELKDEDFFNKIIHSKIPVLLLLNKIDKSNQEQLEEQIELWKAKVPNAEIFPISALENFNVKEVFARILDLLPVSPPYYPKDALTDKPERFFVNETIREKILLNYDKEIPYAVEIETEEFLEDEKIIRIRSVIMVERDTQKGIIIGHKGAALKKVGMQSREDLEKFFGKQIHIELYVKVNKDWRSNAYQLRRFGYNQK; encoded by the coding sequence ATGTCGCATAAAGCAGGATTCGTCAATATTATCGGAAACCCAAACGTAGGTAAATCAACCTTAATGAATGCCTTTGTTGGGGAAAGATTATCCATTATAACTTCCAAAGCACAAACCACTCGTCATCGCATTTTAGGGATTGTGAATGGAGAGGATTTTCAGGTAGTACTTTCCGATACGCCCGGTATCATCAAGCCGGCTTACGAAATGCAAAAATCCATGATGGACTTTGTGAAATCGGCTTTTGAAGATGCTGATGTGCTGATTTATATGGTCGAAATAGGCGAGAAGGAACTCAAAGACGAAGACTTTTTTAATAAAATTATCCATTCTAAAATTCCGGTATTGCTGTTGTTGAATAAAATCGACAAATCCAACCAAGAACAGTTAGAAGAACAAATAGAGTTGTGGAAAGCCAAAGTGCCCAATGCAGAAATATTTCCTATTTCAGCGCTAGAAAATTTCAATGTAAAAGAAGTTTTTGCCCGAATTTTGGACTTGCTTCCGGTTTCGCCACCTTATTATCCTAAAGATGCGTTGACCGATAAACCGGAGCGTTTCTTTGTTAACGAAACCATTCGTGAAAAAATCTTGTTGAATTACGACAAAGAAATTCCATACGCCGTAGAAATTGAAACTGAAGAATTTTTAGAAGACGAAAAAATCATCCGAATTCGCTCGGTAATCATGGTCGAGCGCGATACCCAAAAAGGCATCATCATTGGTCACAAAGGTGCTGCTTTGAAGAAAGTAGGAATGCAATCGCGTGAAGATTTAGAGAAGTTTTTCGGCAAACAAATCCATATAGAGTTGTATGTAAAAGTCAACAAAGACTGGAGAAGCAATGCTTACCAATTGCGTCGCTTTGGTTACAACCAAAAATAA
- a CDS encoding KTSC domain-containing protein, whose translation MKKIVEYRALLGVTKTATLKELKTIYRNSMKDCHPDAITDENERHLAEEKSKEIIAAYHFLVSIAPETLEKDKTEYTRITTSTNIADFYYENSVLYITFLDGNSFEYFGVLRPVYIKMINAESPSRFARRHIYNDYIYRSTSKLVAAE comes from the coding sequence ATGAAAAAAATTGTCGAGTACAGAGCGTTACTCGGCGTTACAAAGACAGCTACTTTGAAAGAGCTGAAAACTATTTACCGAAATAGCATGAAGGATTGTCATCCGGATGCTATAACCGATGAAAATGAACGTCATTTGGCGGAGGAAAAAAGCAAAGAGATTATTGCGGCTTATCATTTCTTGGTAAGTATTGCGCCGGAAACTTTGGAAAAAGACAAAACCGAATATACCCGAATCACCACAAGCACTAATATTGCTGATTTTTATTATGAGAATAGTGTTTTATACATCACTTTCTTAGATGGAAATTCTTTTGAATATTTTGGGGTTTTGAGACCGGTTTACATCAAAATGATTAACGCAGAATCACCTAGTCGTTTTGCGAGAAGACATATTTACAATGACTACATCTATCGTAGCACTTCGAAATTAGTAGCGGCAGAATAA
- a CDS encoding leucine-rich repeat domain-containing protein encodes MKSIFTYVAVLLVSTSVFAEISSTEKNALIKLYKATKGSQWTNKWDLKSPTATWYGVEIKNDKVIGIKLMNNNLVGELPTEIGDLTSLEVLNLFRNDISGVLPTSIGSLKSLTKLNVAFNKISGALPETLGSATQLKSIELHMNRLTGVLPTSIGSLTNLETLSLFNNEIEGSIPSSYYQLKSLKVLLLNSNKLTGKLEKEVSNLSSLETLSLFENKMDGQVPFDLEKLHNLKEMNISYNMFNGFVSRNLAKLDTLNMTMVNEQGVATTLKVSIDKNSAFAADE; translated from the coding sequence ATGAAATCTATCTTTACCTATGTAGCAGTGCTTTTGGTTTCGACCTCAGTATTTGCAGAAATATCTTCAACAGAAAAAAATGCTTTGATCAAATTGTACAAAGCAACCAAAGGTTCGCAATGGACCAACAAATGGGATTTAAAATCACCAACTGCAACTTGGTATGGTGTAGAAATCAAAAACGATAAAGTAATCGGAATCAAATTGATGAATAATAATTTGGTTGGCGAATTACCAACAGAAATTGGTGACCTGACTTCATTAGAAGTTTTAAACTTGTTCAGAAACGATATTTCAGGGGTTTTGCCAACTTCAATAGGGAGCTTAAAAAGTCTTACCAAATTAAACGTGGCTTTCAACAAAATATCAGGCGCTTTACCTGAAACTTTGGGAAGTGCAACCCAATTGAAGTCAATTGAATTGCACATGAACAGATTAACCGGTGTATTGCCAACAAGTATTGGTAGTTTAACTAATTTAGAAACACTTTCCTTATTCAACAATGAAATTGAAGGTTCGATACCAAGTTCTTATTACCAATTGAAGTCGTTAAAAGTTTTACTGCTTAATAGTAATAAGTTAACCGGGAAATTAGAAAAAGAAGTGTCAAATCTTTCTTCATTGGAGACTTTAAGTTTGTTTGAAAATAAAATGGATGGACAAGTGCCATTCGACTTAGAAAAATTGCATAACTTAAAAGAAATGAATATTTCTTATAATATGTTCAATGGCTTTGTGTCCAGAAACTTAGCTAAGTTAGACACTTTGAATATGACAATGGTCAACGAACAAGGTGTTGCAACTACGCTAAAAGTAAGTATAGATAAAAACTCAGCTTTTGCAGCTGATGAGTAA
- a CDS encoding DUF1761 domain-containing protein, with protein MPFNFYAVLVSTLVTLVVGFVWYSPKVFGTIWMNETGMTEEKAKQSNMLKVFGLTIFYSFVLAFFIIPNLVVHQMGAFGLVGGDVNDQAYIEFMKVHGDSFRTFKHGALHGFFGGLCFALPITAINSLFEQKSWKYILVTAGYWIVSMTIMGAIICGWK; from the coding sequence ATGCCATTTAATTTTTACGCAGTTTTAGTCTCAACACTAGTTACTCTTGTAGTTGGGTTTGTTTGGTACAGCCCAAAAGTATTCGGAACCATTTGGATGAATGAAACCGGAATGACCGAAGAGAAAGCAAAACAATCTAACATGTTGAAAGTTTTTGGGCTGACTATTTTTTATTCTTTTGTGCTTGCTTTTTTTATTATTCCTAATTTAGTAGTTCACCAAATGGGTGCATTTGGATTAGTTGGAGGAGATGTCAATGACCAAGCTTATATTGAATTTATGAAAGTTCACGGAGATTCATTCAGAACATTTAAACATGGAGCTCTTCATGGCTTCTTTGGTGGTTTATGTTTTGCTCTTCCTATCACAGCCATCAATAGTTTATTTGAACAAAAATCATGGAAATACATACTGGTTACTGCCGGTTACTGGATTGTATCGATGACCATTATGGGCGCTATTATCTGCGGCTGGAAATAG
- a CDS encoding peptidogalycan biosysnthesis protein, producing MDTHSFKIYSSTAQLPDTWDKVAQENIFLQTHYLKVLEDSAPTNMECFYIGIFEKAELIGVALAQYLNLNKLESFGERDQCLKTSVRNFVFKNFASHVLFLGNNMITGQNGYEFTKAIDYKNIGDLLLECADALTKYFKDQKVKIHIVSFKDFYRHCADELKKHQFSNIYEFNTQPNMIFELQKQWQTNDDYIAAFSKKYRDQYKRSQKKAEGISIKELSLEQIIEQEERIYELYHHVAKNAPFNTFFLSKNHFSTFKKQCGDRFKLIGYFLNEKLVGFHTLLLNGNVLETYFLGYDNQVQKEKMLYLNMLYNMTKFGIENQFEKIIFGRTALEIKSSIGAGPIMMSGFIYHTNKWVNKFMPKIFPKLEPTLVWQQRHPFKEN from the coding sequence TTGGATACACATTCGTTTAAAATTTATTCTTCAACCGCTCAACTTCCTGATACTTGGGATAAAGTTGCGCAGGAGAATATTTTTTTGCAAACCCATTATTTAAAAGTGCTTGAAGATTCGGCACCAACCAATATGGAATGCTTTTACATAGGTATATTTGAAAAAGCAGAACTCATCGGCGTTGCTTTGGCTCAATACCTAAACCTCAATAAATTGGAATCCTTTGGCGAAAGAGACCAATGTTTGAAAACTTCAGTACGCAATTTTGTTTTCAAAAACTTTGCTTCTCACGTTTTATTTCTGGGAAACAATATGATTACCGGGCAAAATGGTTATGAGTTCACAAAAGCTATTGATTATAAAAACATCGGCGATTTGCTTTTAGAATGTGCCGATGCACTCACAAAATATTTCAAAGATCAAAAAGTCAAAATTCATATTGTTTCGTTTAAAGATTTCTACAGACATTGTGCAGATGAACTGAAAAAGCATCAGTTCTCCAACATTTATGAGTTCAACACACAACCCAATATGATTTTTGAATTGCAAAAGCAATGGCAAACCAACGATGATTATATTGCCGCTTTTTCTAAAAAATACCGCGACCAATACAAACGTTCACAAAAAAAAGCCGAGGGAATTTCGATAAAAGAATTGTCATTGGAACAAATAATTGAACAAGAAGAACGCATCTACGAGTTATACCATCACGTGGCTAAAAACGCTCCGTTTAATACTTTCTTCTTGTCCAAAAATCATTTTTCCACTTTTAAGAAACAATGTGGTGACCGGTTTAAATTGATCGGTTATTTCTTAAATGAAAAATTAGTAGGTTTTCACACCTTACTTTTAAACGGAAATGTATTGGAAACCTATTTCTTAGGTTATGATAACCAAGTCCAAAAAGAGAAAATGCTTTATTTGAATATGCTGTACAACATGACAAAATTTGGAATTGAAAATCAATTTGAAAAAATAATATTCGGTAGAACGGCTTTAGAAATCAAAAGTTCTATTGGCGCTGGACCAATTATGATGTCGGGTTTCATTTATCACACAAACAAATGGGTCAACAAATTCATGCCGAAAATATTCCCAAAATTAGAGCCGACTTTAGTTTGGCAACAACGACATCCGTTTAAAGAAAACTAA
- a CDS encoding helix-turn-helix domain-containing protein, with protein sequence MLFQFGFYSSLLLITFSQGIIYSILLLKKAILTEGKSNYWLSFFIFLCSLYIAPWMLGFAGWYDNQPYRDILFYVPFQHLLLIGPVIYFYTQSLLNPSFQLTRKNFLHFIPGIGYLFYILGLWIYDKFIVNDYYFYKDGLDKDFESWYQNIGLISMMIYFLVSIRYYNLYRKLMFQVVSYADTVLFKWIKTYLYAFLIMLSLPLVLDIVSSFYPDIDSYTGTWWFFLFFSIIMYYIAIIGYSNPIVTKIPFEISVFPNQPALLLQPNQSEEVIIDIEHETFTEQESPETKIWKNKIETLITGEKLYQNPELTLTDLAKKLNTNASVISKAVNQGFRVNFNDFINQYRIDAVKKAFEAGEHKKSTLLGIAFDCGFNSKATFNRAFKKNTGLSPKEFLNKI encoded by the coding sequence ATGTTATTCCAGTTTGGTTTTTACTCGTCATTACTCTTAATTACCTTTTCACAGGGAATTATCTATAGTATATTACTACTCAAAAAAGCCATACTAACAGAAGGTAAATCCAATTATTGGCTGAGTTTTTTTATTTTTTTATGTAGCCTGTATATTGCGCCTTGGATGTTAGGATTTGCCGGTTGGTATGACAATCAACCTTATCGTGATATTCTTTTTTATGTGCCTTTTCAACATTTATTGTTGATTGGTCCGGTTATTTATTTTTATACCCAAAGCTTACTCAATCCTTCGTTTCAATTGACACGAAAAAACTTTTTACATTTTATTCCGGGTATTGGTTATCTGTTCTATATTTTAGGATTGTGGATTTATGACAAATTTATAGTTAATGACTATTACTTCTATAAAGACGGTTTGGATAAAGATTTTGAAAGTTGGTACCAAAATATAGGTTTGATTTCGATGATGATCTACTTTTTGGTCTCGATTCGTTACTATAATTTGTACCGAAAATTGATGTTTCAGGTCGTGAGTTATGCCGATACAGTTCTTTTTAAATGGATTAAAACCTATCTCTATGCGTTTTTAATAATGTTGTCTTTACCGTTGGTGTTAGATATTGTCAGTTCATTTTATCCAGACATAGATTCATATACCGGTACTTGGTGGTTCTTTTTGTTCTTCTCTATTATTATGTATTACATTGCTATCATCGGATATTCTAATCCTATTGTCACTAAAATCCCTTTTGAAATCTCTGTTTTCCCCAATCAACCGGCTTTATTGTTACAACCCAATCAAAGTGAGGAAGTGATTATCGATATTGAACATGAAACATTTACCGAACAAGAATCACCGGAAACTAAGATTTGGAAAAATAAAATTGAAACCCTGATTACCGGAGAAAAACTCTATCAAAATCCGGAACTAACACTAACTGATTTGGCCAAAAAATTAAACACCAATGCCTCGGTAATTTCCAAAGCAGTCAATCAAGGCTTTAGGGTAAACTTCAATGATTTTATCAACCAATACCGAATTGATGCCGTTAAAAAAGCATTTGAAGCCGGAGAACATAAAAAATCAACCTTACTTGGTATTGCATTTGACTGTGGCTTTAATTCGAAAGCAACCTTTAACAGGGCATTCAAAAAAAACACCGGCCTTTCGCCTAAAGAATTCTTAAATAAAATATAG
- a CDS encoding GIN domain-containing protein: MKTIIYTISFLAATLVSHSQLKGSGKTITKTYDFKNFDKVYFENLDGKLEVEIGKPFSITVTIDDNLIDIFSITENRTEYELTLSFKDNWNNKKYIENTNCKIKITMPEASVIKNIGNSNLNIKNVIGRYFRIENTGNGDTKISGSTDSFDVVKRGNGNISAEKLIAKKANIKNTGNGDVTVNVSEELTAQLNGNGDVKNIGKAKFDNNSKKTGNGDLINY, encoded by the coding sequence ATGAAAACAATAATCTATACCATTTCATTTTTGGCGGCAACATTAGTATCCCATTCGCAACTTAAAGGTTCCGGAAAAACCATCACTAAAACCTATGACTTTAAAAACTTTGACAAAGTTTATTTCGAAAATTTAGATGGAAAATTAGAGGTAGAAATCGGAAAACCTTTTAGTATTACAGTTACTATTGATGACAATCTGATTGATATTTTTTCGATTACAGAAAACCGCACTGAGTATGAACTCACACTAAGTTTCAAAGACAATTGGAACAATAAAAAATACATTGAAAACACCAATTGTAAAATCAAAATCACCATGCCCGAAGCTTCCGTTATTAAAAACATCGGCAACAGCAATTTAAATATCAAAAACGTAATTGGTCGCTATTTCAGAATAGAAAACACAGGAAACGGAGACACAAAAATTAGTGGTTCAACGGATAGTTTCGATGTTGTAAAAAGGGGTAACGGTAATATCTCTGCTGAAAAACTCATCGCTAAAAAAGCCAACATCAAAAACACCGGCAATGGAGACGTGACTGTAAATGTTTCAGAAGAACTCACTGCTCAACTCAACGGAAATGGTGATGTGAAAAACATCGGCAAAGCCAAATTCGACAACAATTCTAAGAAAACCGGCAACGGCGATTTAATCAACTACTAA
- a CDS encoding DoxX family protein: MKLFSPLTKPFLLPHWSQDIVLAIPRIVCGFLLTSSFGADKFGLPWSPADKNLGLFEVAYWFPNDVAEYGGLFALAPTFFAWMGAFSEAIGGIFLLLGFQTRIASFLIICTMLVAIFMQQIQNGLWNCLAAMGFLWVGIFYMTLGSGRFGVDYLITKKLKERS, from the coding sequence ATGAAACTATTCTCTCCACTCACAAAACCATTTCTCTTACCCCATTGGTCACAAGATATAGTATTAGCCATTCCAAGAATTGTTTGTGGCTTTCTTTTAACTTCCAGCTTTGGCGCCGATAAATTTGGTTTACCATGGTCACCTGCCGATAAAAATTTAGGACTATTCGAGGTGGCTTATTGGTTTCCAAATGATGTAGCCGAATACGGTGGACTGTTTGCCTTAGCTCCAACTTTCTTTGCCTGGATGGGCGCTTTTAGTGAAGCTATTGGTGGTATATTTTTATTGCTTGGTTTTCAAACTCGCATCGCTTCATTTCTAATTATTTGTACGATGCTTGTTGCCATTTTTATGCAACAAATTCAGAATGGCCTTTGGAATTGCTTAGCGGCTATGGGTTTTCTTTGGGTCGGAATTTTTTATATGACTTTAGGCTCAGGAAGATTTGGAGTTGATTATCTAATTACCAAAAAACTAAAAGAGCGTTCCTAG